One Methanomassiliicoccales archaeon genomic region harbors:
- a CDS encoding alanine--glyoxylate aminotransferase family protein produces the protein MYRKLFTVGPVEVRKEVLEAMTKPMIVHRGKEYEQLQASIVEKIKKALSTEMNVLLAPCSSTGLLEACVRCGVSRKMAGLSNGAFGERWQSIGALNGKIVQKIDVPWGQAIKGNHVEDMLDEDVEAVTIVVNESSTGVLNPIKDIIEAIRKKHDPLIFLDAVTAAFGIDLKLASIDVDAVVFGTQKALALPPGLAVICASERLFEKARSVEGRGYYFDLLEMKKFADKNLPVTTPPISLMYALDFQLDRILKEGTANRYERHGKMAELVREWASKRFSLFAEEGYRSNTITVVCKGDMDFGMFHKTLRDRGYEISPGYGRIRDYTFRIGHMGDLTQEEISDLLRTIDEILEESA, from the coding sequence GTGTATAGGAAATTGTTTACAGTAGGTCCTGTCGAGGTTCGGAAGGAAGTCCTCGAAGCGATGACAAAGCCAATGATAGTACACAGAGGCAAGGAGTACGAGCAACTTCAAGCATCCATAGTAGAAAAAATCAAAAAGGCACTTTCAACTGAAATGAACGTGCTTTTGGCTCCATGCTCATCTACTGGACTTCTTGAGGCGTGTGTGAGATGTGGCGTTAGTAGGAAAATGGCAGGTCTCTCTAATGGTGCATTCGGTGAGCGATGGCAGTCGATTGGTGCATTGAATGGCAAAATCGTCCAGAAGATCGATGTGCCTTGGGGTCAGGCGATTAAAGGAAACCATGTGGAGGACATGCTTGACGAAGATGTTGAGGCGGTAACCATTGTTGTTAATGAAAGTTCAACAGGCGTTCTTAATCCTATTAAAGATATCATTGAAGCGATTAGGAAAAAACATGACCCACTCATTTTTTTGGATGCGGTAACTGCGGCATTTGGAATTGATTTGAAACTTGCATCGATTGATGTCGATGCTGTCGTCTTTGGTACGCAAAAGGCACTAGCTCTCCCCCCTGGACTAGCGGTGATCTGCGCCAGTGAAAGATTATTTGAAAAAGCAAGAAGTGTAGAAGGGAGGGGATATTACTTTGATTTGCTCGAGATGAAGAAGTTTGCTGATAAGAATTTGCCCGTAACCACACCGCCAATTTCCCTTATGTATGCGCTTGACTTCCAGTTAGATAGGATCCTAAAAGAAGGAACGGCAAATAGGTATGAAAGGCATGGTAAGATGGCTGAACTCGTGCGAGAGTGGGCATCCAAAAGATTTTCTCTTTTTGCGGAAGAAGGCTATAGATCCAATACAATAACTGTAGTCTGTAAAGGTGATATGGATTTTGGGATGTTTCACAAGACTCTCCGTGACAGAGGTTATGAAATATCCCCCGGTTATGGTCGCATAAGAGACTACACTTTTAGAATTGGGCATATGGGCGATCTTACTCAAGAGGAGATATCTGATTTATTGAGGACAATTGACGAGATTTTGGAGGAATCCGCATGA
- a CDS encoding nucleotide sugar dehydrogenase encodes MKVNKVCVVGLGYVGLPLACLLAKKGFETFGLEKDERKVNLINQGELPFKGREPGLRELLLEVVTNGRLVAGNNPEVLTHADAVFICVDTPINDNRMPDTSSLESAIADVARRLRRDVLVCVESTLPPKTMNKKIIPILEALSDFRLGKDFYVVYSPERIMPGNAIESLLKNPRIIGSNDTDSSSIAVELYSSIVEAPIYTTDFLTAEIVKTVENAYRDVQIAFANEIALACEELGADVYEVRRLVNTSPHRSMHLPGSGVGGHCLTKDPWLLISSLEENSPRLIPTARSINNSMPKHLAALAIEALSEAGVEFDKAKITIFGLAFRGDIGDARNSPAFDVIDALANAGELIVHDPYADPIDRITFTRNVDDALIGSDCAIFVADHTEYARFDLERMSALMKTRIIVDGRNLFDARECRRKGFIYKGIGKGK; translated from the coding sequence ATGAAAGTCAACAAAGTGTGCGTTGTCGGTCTCGGCTATGTAGGACTTCCACTTGCATGCTTACTTGCAAAAAAAGGGTTTGAGACCTTCGGTCTTGAAAAAGACGAACGTAAGGTGAACCTCATCAACCAAGGAGAATTACCCTTTAAAGGTAGAGAACCTGGACTAAGGGAATTGCTTTTGGAAGTGGTCACAAACGGACGATTGGTCGCAGGCAACAATCCGGAAGTCTTGACGCATGCAGATGCGGTATTTATCTGTGTAGACACTCCAATCAACGATAATCGGATGCCTGATACTTCATCTCTTGAAAGCGCTATCGCTGATGTAGCAAGACGTCTCAGAAGAGATGTCCTGGTGTGCGTCGAATCGACGCTTCCTCCAAAAACCATGAACAAGAAGATAATCCCTATTCTCGAAGCACTGAGTGATTTTCGCCTCGGAAAGGATTTTTATGTTGTGTATTCGCCGGAAAGAATTATGCCAGGGAATGCAATTGAGAGTCTCTTGAAAAATCCCCGGATAATTGGAAGTAACGACACCGATTCTTCATCCATTGCAGTAGAATTGTATTCATCAATTGTTGAGGCGCCAATATATACTACAGATTTTCTTACGGCGGAAATAGTTAAAACTGTTGAAAATGCGTATCGTGATGTTCAGATCGCTTTTGCAAATGAAATCGCTCTCGCATGTGAGGAGCTCGGTGCTGACGTATATGAGGTCAGAAGACTTGTGAACACGTCGCCGCACAGGAGCATGCACCTCCCTGGATCTGGTGTTGGAGGTCATTGCTTGACAAAAGATCCGTGGTTATTAATCAGTTCCCTGGAAGAAAATTCCCCAAGATTGATCCCGACTGCGAGATCCATTAATAATTCGATGCCTAAGCATTTAGCAGCATTGGCGATTGAGGCATTGTCGGAAGCTGGAGTTGAATTTGACAAGGCAAAAATAACGATTTTCGGACTTGCTTTTCGAGGCGATATTGGCGATGCTAGGAATTCGCCGGCTTTTGACGTTATCGATGCTCTCGCAAATGCAGGGGAATTAATAGTTCACGACCCTTATGCTGATCCTATAGACAGAATTACGTTTACTAGGAACGTCGACGATGCGTTGATTGGATCGGACTGCGCCATATTTGTCGCGGACCATACAGAGTATGCCAGATTCGATTTGGAAAGGATGTCAGCGCTTATGAAAACTCGAATCATTGTCGATGGTCGGAATCTTTTCGATGCGAGGGAATGCAGGCGGAAGGGATTCATCTATAAAGGCATAGGAAAGGGGAAGTGA
- the ltaE gene encoding low-specificity L-threonine aldolase: MKVIDLRSDTVTLPTKEMLMSILEAELGDDVAGEDPTVNKLEELAADRFGMESALLTPSGTQSNLIAVMSHCQRGDEMIAESESHIYYYEVGGISAIAGVIPRLITGRYGVFTAEDVLQALRGDNLHFPPTKLVEIENSHNRAGGTVWHPSEVESVAKVAHEHALKVHIDGARIFNAAVALSVDVKEYARHVDSISFCLSKGLSAPIGSLLLGNSEFIAKARKVRKMLGGGMRQAGIIAAPGIIALTKMVDRLKEDHDNARRLAKGLESIGRFHIDLKRVQTNIVLLDVSPTGMSSKEFVAKARAKGLLITDFGGSIVRFVTHFGITREDIDEAITIVETLC; encoded by the coding sequence ATGAAAGTGATCGATCTCCGAAGCGATACAGTAACACTGCCAACTAAAGAAATGCTAATGAGTATCCTTGAAGCGGAGTTGGGCGATGATGTGGCAGGCGAGGATCCTACTGTGAACAAATTAGAGGAGCTCGCAGCGGACAGATTCGGTATGGAATCTGCTCTTCTCACGCCTAGTGGGACACAAAGCAACCTCATTGCCGTAATGTCTCACTGCCAGCGCGGAGACGAGATGATAGCCGAATCTGAATCGCATATATATTATTACGAAGTCGGAGGAATTTCTGCAATCGCCGGTGTTATACCGCGCTTGATCACGGGGCGATACGGTGTTTTTACGGCAGAGGATGTTCTTCAGGCACTCAGGGGAGATAATTTACATTTTCCACCAACAAAACTCGTCGAAATAGAAAATTCCCATAACAGAGCAGGAGGTACCGTATGGCATCCATCCGAAGTCGAATCGGTTGCAAAGGTTGCACATGAGCATGCATTGAAAGTGCACATCGATGGTGCGCGAATCTTTAATGCAGCTGTTGCGCTCAGTGTGGATGTAAAGGAATATGCACGACATGTTGATAGCATCAGTTTTTGCCTTTCGAAGGGTCTGTCTGCGCCAATAGGTTCTTTGCTTCTTGGCAATAGCGAATTTATTGCCAAGGCACGAAAAGTAAGAAAGATGCTTGGCGGAGGCATGCGGCAGGCAGGTATCATTGCGGCGCCTGGGATAATTGCATTAACCAAAATGGTCGACAGACTCAAGGAAGACCACGACAATGCGCGGAGGCTAGCGAAAGGTCTAGAATCAATTGGTAGATTCCATATTGATCTAAAAAGGGTCCAAACGAACATTGTCCTGCTTGATGTTTCTCCTACGGGAATGAGTTCAAAGGAATTTGTTGCAAAAGCGAGAGCCAAAGGGTTGCTAATCACAGATTTCGGCGGCTCCATTGTTCGATTTGTTACTCATTTCGGTATAACTAGAGAGGACATCGATGAAGCGATCACGATAGTTGAAACCCTGTGTTGA
- a CDS encoding Gfo/Idh/MocA family oxidoreductase, with protein sequence MIRTGVVGVGYMGQNHARIYSELSTLVGIYDVDLQHAQTVAQRFRTRAYSDVESLLRDVDAVSICAPTADHFSLASIAIRNGTSVLLEKPFTGDSKKAAQLGREAEKEGVVLAGGFVERFNPVVKAAKEALKEGKFGKLISISSRRVSSFPKRIKDVGVVMDLGIHDIDVIRYITSSEIRSVFGMGGKFANDKFEDHASLLLELESGVTGHVETNWLTPMKVRKVSMTCSGGYVQLDYIDQTLEVSSAQIGEIDPGNMFQVPLEFDIRRIALKKEEPLRREIEDFIGAVELSGQATVSAMDAVMDLKVCEAAIRSIIENRKVEINL encoded by the coding sequence ATGATACGGACAGGTGTAGTCGGCGTTGGATATATGGGCCAAAATCACGCCAGAATTTATTCCGAGCTTTCAACGCTTGTCGGCATATATGATGTTGATCTCCAACACGCACAAACAGTCGCCCAGCGTTTTCGGACGAGGGCGTATTCCGATGTTGAATCTCTCTTACGAGATGTTGATGCGGTCAGTATATGCGCGCCAACGGCAGATCATTTTTCATTGGCATCTATTGCAATAAGAAACGGCACATCTGTGTTGCTGGAAAAGCCATTCACTGGTGATTCAAAAAAAGCCGCCCAATTGGGTAGAGAGGCTGAAAAGGAAGGTGTAGTACTTGCTGGCGGATTTGTAGAAAGGTTCAATCCTGTCGTAAAAGCAGCCAAGGAAGCGCTTAAAGAGGGAAAATTCGGCAAGTTGATATCAATATCGTCGAGAAGAGTTTCATCGTTCCCAAAGAGGATAAAAGATGTTGGAGTTGTTATGGACCTGGGCATACATGATATCGACGTGATCAGATATATCACATCATCAGAAATTCGCAGCGTATTCGGAATGGGCGGGAAATTTGCAAACGACAAGTTTGAGGATCATGCTTCATTGCTTCTTGAGCTTGAATCAGGTGTGACGGGCCATGTTGAAACCAACTGGCTCACACCAATGAAGGTGAGAAAGGTCTCAATGACATGTAGCGGTGGATACGTTCAGCTTGATTATATCGATCAAACGCTTGAAGTATCTTCTGCTCAGATTGGTGAAATAGATCCAGGCAATATGTTCCAGGTGCCACTTGAGTTCGATATCCGTCGGATTGCGTTGAAAAAAGAAGAACCGTTAAGAAGGGAAATTGAGGATTTCATCGGTGCGGTTGAATTATCAGGTCAAGCTACGGTCTCGGCGATGGATGCTGTTATGGATTTGAAGGTTTGCGAGGCTGCAATTCGATCTATCATTGAGAATCGAAAAGTCGAAATTAATCTGTAA
- a CDS encoding methytransferase partner Trm112, protein MRRRVLDVLACPICKHSPLELTVHKEDEKEILEGYLRCPRCQINYPIEDGIPNMIPPQNQV, encoded by the coding sequence ATGAGGAGAAGAGTTCTTGATGTTCTTGCATGTCCGATCTGCAAACACTCTCCATTGGAACTCACAGTACATAAGGAGGATGAAAAGGAGATTCTCGAAGGATATCTTCGATGTCCCAGATGCCAGATTAATTACCCAATTGAAGACGGGATTCCAAACATGATTCCGCCTCAGAATCAGGTGTGA